Proteins encoded by one window of Silvibacterium dinghuense:
- a CDS encoding HlyD family secretion protein: protein MAEQAEIRSGIQSAIRSWMIPVVVLAVAALLLLTIRGRWLFWQSGRGEQSTDDAYVRADVTPLSTRISGTVRKVNVGDYQPVKAGQVLMELEDSDYGAELEETKAALAASEAALADNQDAKRVADAQIEAAKAGVQQAEASVEAAQAGIQAVKPELERALLEQKRQDALYSSQAATHQTIEQVAASTAQLQAKLANSQADLAKAQAAEIAARSAVMVAERQRLALDTKDRSYRADIAAKQSAITVSQVNLGYTKIASPEDGFVSERHVFVGQLVTPGTQMIDVVNQEPWIQANFLETQLAHMREGDRVDVRVDSFPGVKLHGHVARISPASGSQFALLPPDNATGNFTKVVQRIPVKVVLDGDEPEIARLRPGMSAVVTVHPNKEQER, encoded by the coding sequence ATGGCGGAGCAGGCCGAGATACGATCCGGAATTCAATCTGCAATTCGATCATGGATGATTCCGGTGGTGGTGCTGGCCGTGGCTGCGCTACTGCTGCTCACCATCCGAGGTCGCTGGCTCTTCTGGCAGAGTGGACGCGGCGAGCAGAGTACCGATGACGCCTATGTGCGGGCAGATGTAACGCCGCTGAGCACGCGTATTTCAGGCACCGTGCGCAAGGTGAACGTGGGCGACTACCAGCCGGTGAAGGCGGGGCAGGTGCTGATGGAGCTGGAAGACAGCGACTACGGTGCGGAACTCGAAGAGACAAAGGCCGCACTGGCCGCATCCGAAGCGGCGCTGGCAGATAACCAGGATGCGAAGCGTGTAGCCGATGCGCAGATTGAAGCAGCAAAGGCCGGCGTGCAGCAGGCGGAGGCTTCGGTCGAGGCGGCCCAGGCAGGTATTCAGGCCGTAAAGCCGGAACTCGAGCGTGCTCTGCTGGAGCAAAAGCGCCAGGATGCTCTATATAGCTCGCAGGCGGCGACGCACCAGACGATCGAACAGGTGGCAGCTTCGACTGCGCAACTGCAGGCAAAACTGGCCAATAGTCAGGCGGACCTAGCGAAGGCTCAGGCGGCTGAGATTGCCGCACGGAGTGCGGTGATGGTCGCTGAGCGGCAGCGGTTGGCACTCGATACGAAAGACCGCAGCTATCGTGCGGACATCGCAGCGAAGCAGTCGGCGATTACGGTCAGTCAGGTGAACCTGGGGTATACGAAGATCGCCTCGCCTGAAGACGGTTTTGTGAGCGAACGGCATGTGTTTGTGGGGCAGCTTGTGACTCCGGGGACGCAGATGATCGATGTGGTCAACCAGGAGCCCTGGATACAGGCAAACTTTCTTGAAACGCAGCTGGCACACATGCGTGAAGGAGATCGTGTGGATGTGCGCGTGGACAGTTTTCCAGGTGTGAAACTGCACGGCCACGTAGCTCGGATTTCGCCGGCCTCCGGTTCGCAGTTCGCGCTGCTGCCTCCAGACAATGCAACCGGAAACTTCACGAAGGTGGTGCAGAGGATTCCAGTGAAAGTGGTGCTCGACGGCGATGAACCGGAGATTGCGCGGCTACGACCGGGGATGTCGGCAGTGGTGACCGTTCATCCTAACAAGGAGCAGGAACGGTGA